One stretch of Passer domesticus isolate bPasDom1 chromosome 2, bPasDom1.hap1, whole genome shotgun sequence DNA includes these proteins:
- the LOC135295558 gene encoding thyroid hormone-inducible hepatic protein-like has product MEQYFSATQKMEQEVMFPSLLRGVFPQQEGAAPAAESRTDLYERYQLLKAIKPMVEKGLASVGDQSPSDADSDVDTSLDSNEAQDAQLEERLSHHLTGLQQVLTHLTRDTNALTRRYSQILEQINLSEGQPSW; this is encoded by the coding sequence ATGGAGCAGTACTTCTCAGCCACCCAGAagatggagcaggaggtgaTGTTCCCCAGCCTGCTCCGAGGGGTCTTCCCGCAGCAGGAgggggcagccccggctgcagagagccgCACGGACCTCTACGAGCGCTACCAGCTGCTCAAGGCCATCAAGCCCATGGTGGAGAAAGGCCTGGCCTCTGTCGGTGACCAGAGCCCCAGCGATGCCGACAGCGACGTGGACACATCCTTGGACAGCAACGAGGCCCAGGATGCCCAGCTCGAGGAGCGCCTGTCCCACCACCTGACTGGCCTGCAGCAGGTCCTCACCCACCTCACCAGGGACACCAACGCCCTGACCCGGAGGTACAGCCAGATCCTGGAGCAGATCAACCTCAGCGAGGGGCAGCCCAGCTGGTGA
- the LOC135295557 gene encoding thyroid hormone-inducible hepatic protein-like, translating into MEQYFSATQKMEQEVMFPSLLRGVFPQQEGAAPAAESRTDLYERYQLLKAIKPMVEKGLASVGDQSPSDADSDVDTSLDSNEAQDAQLEECLSHHLTGLQQVLTHLTRDTNALTRRYSQILEQINLSEGQPSW; encoded by the coding sequence ATGGAGCAGTACTTCTCAGCCACCCAGAagatggagcaggaggtgaTGTTCCCCAGCCTGCTCCGAGGGGTCTTCCCGCAGCAGGAgggggcagccccggctgcagagagccgCACGGACCTCTACGAGCGCTACCAGCTGCTCAAGGCCATCAAGCCCATGGTGGAGAAAGGCCTGGCCTCTGTCGGTGACCAGAGCCCCAGCGATGCCGACAGCGACGTGGACACATCCTTGGACAGCAACGAGGCCCAGGATGCCCAGCTCGAGGAGTGCCTGTCCCACCACCTGACTGGCCTGCAGCAGGTCCTCACCCACCTCACCAGGGACACCAACGCCCTGACCCGGAGGTACAGCCAGATCCTGGAGCAGATCAACCTCAGCGAGGGGCAGCCCAGCTGGTGA